A single Lolium perenne isolate Kyuss_39 chromosome 6, Kyuss_2.0, whole genome shotgun sequence DNA region contains:
- the LOC127307691 gene encoding uncharacterized protein isoform X2 has translation MAVNEETSVYVGGLPYDADEEMLRLYFEPCGTIVSVKVINDQRVRGKCYGFVTYTHPKAAQRAIMQMDGKQIGNRAVRVNEVRTRVDNREFGRDSFRRDPIRDGRDGYWDRRDRERSYDRHRDRDPYHDRDSDRPRDHGRDRYDERGGFDQDMDYSMDRDHEGDERRARDHYRGDHERPVETRNVDSDNDREKENSKGYDSERDKDKEQPPRKSRPKARDSREISSSSDDLHNDVKHQLDKAIQMHEDLENEVSQIKDKVTSKEHHIADLQKKSLKLEEDLAAARKVSSERQLVVTKLYKCFLQLQDFNERAKNAENDLKALVDSAMAEIDMAEDATTKDGSGYENGVA, from the exons ATGGCCGTGAACGAGGAGACCTCCGTCTACGTCGGCGGCCTGCCCTACGACGCCGACGAGGAGATGCTCCGCCTCTACTTCGAGCCCTGCGGCACCATCGTCTCCGTCAAG GTGATAAATGACCAGAGGGTCAGGGGCAAGTGTTATGGGTTTGTTACTTACACTCACCCTAAGGCTGCTCAGCGTGCTATCATGCAAATGGATGGCAAG CAAATAGGTAATCGTGCTGTTAGAGTAAATGAAGTGCGGACAAGAGTTGACAACCGTGAGTTTGGGCGTGATAGTTTCCGTCGCGATCCTATAAGAGATGGAAGGGATGGATACTGGGACAGAAGGGATAGGGAAAGGAGTTATGATCGTCACCGCGATAGAGATCCCTACCATGACAGGGATAGTGATAGACCTCGCGACCATGGTAGGGACAGATATGATGAGCGTGGGGGATTTGATCAAGATATGGACTATTCCATGGATCGAGATCATGAAGGAGATGAGAGGCGTGCTAGAGACCATTATCGGGGAGACCATGAACGTCCAGTGGAGACGCGTAATGTGGATTCTGATAATGACCGAGAGAAGGAAAATTCAAAAGGCTATGATAGTGAAAGAGATAAAGACAAGGAACAGCCACCAAGGAAAAG CCGTCCAAAAGCTCGTGATAGCAGAGAGATTTCAAGTTCCAGTGATGATCTTCATAATGAT GTAAAACACCAGCTGGACAAGGCCATTCAGATGCATGAGGATCTTGAAAATGAG GTTTCTCAGATCAAAGATAAGGTTACAAGCAAAGAACACCACATTGCAGATTTGCAAAAGAAATCTCTG AAGTTAGAGGAAGATCTGGCTGCTGCACGTAAAGTTTCGTCAGAGCGACAATTGGTTGTCACAAAG CTGTACAAATGTTTTCTTCAACTTCAGGACTTCAATGAAAGGGCCAAGAATGCTGAAAATGATCTCAAG GCTCTCGTTGATTCTGCGATGGCTGAGATCGACATGGCTGAAGATGCCACGACCAAAGACGGTTCAGGGTACGAGAACGGTGTGGCCTGA
- the LOC127307691 gene encoding uncharacterized protein isoform X1, with the protein MAVNEETSVYVGGLPYDADEEMLRLYFEPCGTIVSVKVINDQRVRGKCYGFVTYTHPKAAQRAIMQMDGKQIGNRAVRVNEVRTRVDNREFGRDSFRRDPIRDGRDGYWDRRDRERSYDRHRDRDPYHDRDSDRPRDHGRDRYDERGGFDQDMDYSMDRDHEGDERRARDHYRGDHERPVETRNVDSDNDREKENSKGYDSERDKDKEQPPRKRFSRPKARDSREISSSSDDLHNDVKHQLDKAIQMHEDLENEVSQIKDKVTSKEHHIADLQKKSLKLEEDLAAARKVSSERQLVVTKLYKCFLQLQDFNERAKNAENDLKALVDSAMAEIDMAEDATTKDGSGYENGVA; encoded by the exons ATGGCCGTGAACGAGGAGACCTCCGTCTACGTCGGCGGCCTGCCCTACGACGCCGACGAGGAGATGCTCCGCCTCTACTTCGAGCCCTGCGGCACCATCGTCTCCGTCAAG GTGATAAATGACCAGAGGGTCAGGGGCAAGTGTTATGGGTTTGTTACTTACACTCACCCTAAGGCTGCTCAGCGTGCTATCATGCAAATGGATGGCAAG CAAATAGGTAATCGTGCTGTTAGAGTAAATGAAGTGCGGACAAGAGTTGACAACCGTGAGTTTGGGCGTGATAGTTTCCGTCGCGATCCTATAAGAGATGGAAGGGATGGATACTGGGACAGAAGGGATAGGGAAAGGAGTTATGATCGTCACCGCGATAGAGATCCCTACCATGACAGGGATAGTGATAGACCTCGCGACCATGGTAGGGACAGATATGATGAGCGTGGGGGATTTGATCAAGATATGGACTATTCCATGGATCGAGATCATGAAGGAGATGAGAGGCGTGCTAGAGACCATTATCGGGGAGACCATGAACGTCCAGTGGAGACGCGTAATGTGGATTCTGATAATGACCGAGAGAAGGAAAATTCAAAAGGCTATGATAGTGAAAGAGATAAAGACAAGGAACAGCCACCAAGGAAAAGGTTCAG CCGTCCAAAAGCTCGTGATAGCAGAGAGATTTCAAGTTCCAGTGATGATCTTCATAATGAT GTAAAACACCAGCTGGACAAGGCCATTCAGATGCATGAGGATCTTGAAAATGAG GTTTCTCAGATCAAAGATAAGGTTACAAGCAAAGAACACCACATTGCAGATTTGCAAAAGAAATCTCTG AAGTTAGAGGAAGATCTGGCTGCTGCACGTAAAGTTTCGTCAGAGCGACAATTGGTTGTCACAAAG CTGTACAAATGTTTTCTTCAACTTCAGGACTTCAATGAAAGGGCCAAGAATGCTGAAAATGATCTCAAG GCTCTCGTTGATTCTGCGATGGCTGAGATCGACATGGCTGAAGATGCCACGACCAAAGACGGTTCAGGGTACGAGAACGGTGTGGCCTGA
- the LOC127307690 gene encoding ABC transporter G family member 39 isoform X1, producing MEIVRVGSSAGGSARRTASSWRGASGRSDVFGRSAREEDDEEALRWAAIERLPTYDRMRKGILLPGAVDDVGGAGREVDILGLGLSERKNLIERLMRTAEEDNERFLLKLRDRMERVGIDNPTIEVRFENLNIDAEAYVGNRGIPTFTNFFSNKIIDVLSALRIVSSGKRPISIIHDISGVVRPGRMSLLLGPPGSGKTSLLLALAGKLDSTLKVSGRVTYNGHDMDEFVPQRTSAYIGQHDLHIGEMTVRETLAFSARCQGVGTRYDMLAELSRREKEANIKPDPDIDVYMKAISVEGQESVITDYILKILGLEICADTMVGDGMIRGISGGQKKRVTTGEMLVGPAKALFMDEISTGLDSSTTYQIVNSLRQSVHILGGTALIALLQPAPETYELFDDIVLLTEGKIVYQGPRENVLEFFEAMGFRCPERKGVADFLQEVTSRKDQHQYWCRSNEPYRYISVNDFTEAFKAFHVGRKMGSELRVPFDRSRNHPAALTTLKFGVSKMELLKACFSREWLLMKRNSFVYIFKVVQLIILGTIAMTVFLRTKMHRDSVEDGVIFMGAMFLGLLTHLFNGFAELAMSIAKLPIFYKQRDLLFYPSWAYGLPTWVLKIPISFLECAVWICMTYYVIGFDPNIVRFFRHYLLLVLISQMASGLFRVLAALGREMVVADTFGSFAQLILLILGGYLIARGTLNLHSAIFVSIIKTIVLSSLSADNIKAWWIWGYWCSPLMYAQNAIAVNEFLGHTWRKVVDPTVSTDTLGIQVLKARGIFTDPNWYWIGVGALLGYIMLFNVLFVVFLDLLDPLGKGQNVVSEEELREKHVNRTGENIELQLLGTENRNSPSNGRGEITGADTRNRGMALPFTALSITFDNIRYSVDMPQEMKDKGINEDRLLLLKGVSGAFRPGVLTALMGVSGAGKTTLMDVLAGRKTGGYIEGDISISGYSKNQETFARIAGYCEQNDIHSPHVTVYESLVYSAWLRLSPDVDSEARKMFVEQVMELVELTSLRGALVGLPGVNGLSTEQRKRLTIAVELVANPSIIFMDEPTSGLDARAAAIVMRAVRNTVDTGRTVVCTIHQPSIDIFEAFDELFLMKRGGEEIYVGPLGHNSCHLISYFEGIQGVKKIKDGYNPATWMLEVTTLSQEDALGVNFAEVYMNSDLYRRNKALISELSTPPPGSTDLCFPNQYAQSFFTQCIACLWKQHKSYWRNPSYTATRIFFTMVIALIFGTIFLNLGKKVDKRQDLFNSLGSMYAAVIFIGIQNGQCVQPIVDVERTVFYREKAAGMYSALPYAFAQVFIEIPHVFLQTLVYGLIVYSLIGLDWAFMKFFWYMFFMFFTFLYFTFYGMMAVAMTPNSDIAAIVATAFYAVWNIFAGFLVPRPRIPIWWRWYSWACPVAWTLYGLVASQYGDIADVRLEDGEAVDAFINRFFGFRHDYVGFMAIGVVGFTVLFAFVFAFSIKVFNFQRR from the exons ATGGAGATCGTGAGGGTGGGGAGCTCGGCGGGCGGGAGCGCGCGGCGGACGGCGTCGTCGTGGCGGGGCGCGTCGGGGAGGAGCGACGTGTTCGGGAGGTCGGCgcgggaggaggacgacgaggaggcgCTGCGGTGGGCGGCCATCGAGAGGCTCCCGACCTACGACCGCATGCGCAAGGGCATCCTCCTCCCCGGCGCCGTCGACGACGTCGGCGGGGCCGGGCGGGAGGTGGACATCCTGGGGCTCGGGCTGAGCGAGCGGAAGAACCTCATCGAGCGGCTCATGCGCACCGCCGAGGAGGACAACGAGCGCTTCCTTCTCAAGCTCCGCGACCGGATGGAGCG AGTCGGCATCGACAACCCGACAATCGAGGTGCGGTTCGAGAACCTCAACATCGACGCCGAGGCCTACGTCGGCAACAGGGGCATCCCGACGTTCACCAACTTCTTCTCCAACAAGATCATC GACGTGTTGAGCGCTCTACGCATTGTTTCCAGCGGGAAGAGGCCCATCTCGATCATCCACGACATCAGCGGAGTCGTAAGACCCGGCAG GATGTCATTGTTGCTTGGTCCCCCTGGGTCTGGGAAAACTAGCCTGCTCCTAGCCTTGGCAGGGAAACTGGATTCGACACTCAAG GTGTCAGGGAGAGTGACCTACAATGGGCATGACATGGATGAGTTCGTCCCACAGAGGACATCGGCATACATCGGGCAGCACGATCTCCACATCGGCGAAATGACGGTGAGGGAGACGCTGGCCTTCTCTGCAAGATGCCAAGGAGTCGGAACCCGTTACG ACATGCTTGCTGAACTCTCAAGAAGGGAGAAAGAAGCCAACATTAAGCCAGATCCTGATATTGATGTTTACATGAAG GCCATCTCTGTGGAAGGTCAAGAAAGTGTTATCACAGATTACATCCTCAAA ATTTTGGGTCTGGAAATCTGcgcagatacaatggttggtgatggcATGATCAGAGGCATCTCGGGAGGACAAAAGAAGCGTGTGACAACAG GTGAGATGCTTGTCGGGCCAGCGAAGGCACTGTTCATGGATGAAATCTCCACCGGTCTGGATAGCTCCACGACGTACCAGATCGTCAACTCCCTCAGGCAATCTGTCCACATCCTCGGCGGCACAGCATTGATCGCACTGCTTCAGCCTGCACCTGAAACGTACGAGCTCTTCGATGACATTGTTCTGCTCACTGAGGGGAAAATCGTGTACCAGGGTCCTCGAGAAAATGTTCTCGAGTTCTTTGAGGCCATGGGATTCAGATGCCCTGAGAGGAAAGGTGTTGCAGACTTCTTACAAGAA GTTACATCTAGGAAGGATCAACACCAGTACTGGTGCCGAAGTAACGAGCCATATCGATACATCTCGGTCAACGATTTCACAGAGGCATTCAAAGCCTTCCATGTTGGCCGTAAGATGGGCTCGGAGCTCAGGGTGCCGTTCGACCGATCCAGGAACCATCCCGCTGCACTCACGACTTTGAAGTTTGGTGTCAGCAAGATGGAGCTTCTGAAGGCTTGCTTCTCTAGGGAGTGGTTGCTGATGAAGAGGAACTCGTTCGTTTACATCTTTAAAGTAGTCCAG ctcaTAATCCTTGGGACCATCGCGATGACTGTATTCCTGCGTACCAAGATGCACCGGGATAGTGTCGAAGATGGAGTGATCTTCATGGGTGCGATGTTCCTTGGCCTACTCACACATCTGTTCAATGGATTCGCGGAGCTCGCTATGAGCATTGCAAAGCTGCCCATATTCTATAAGCAGAGGGACCTGCTCTTCTATCCATCATGGGCATATGGATTGCCTACATGGGTGCTCAAGATCCCAATATCATTCTTGGAATGTGCTGTGTGGATCTGCATGACTTACTATGTTATCGGCTTCGATCCAAACATCGTAAGGTTCTTCCGCCATTACCTGTTGCTTGTACTGATCAGCCAGATGGCATCCGGTCTCTTCCGGGTTCTTGCTGCATTGGGAAGAGAGATGGTCGTTGCAGATACGTTTGGGTCATTTGCTCAGCTTATTCTTCTGATTCTCGGTGGCTACTTGATAGCTAGAGGTACGTTGAATCTCCATTCAGCGATTTTCGTGTCAATTATCAAGACTATCGTGCTGAGTTCTCTTTCTGCAGATAACATCAAGGCATGGTGGATTTGGGGCTACTGGTGCTCCCCTCTGATGTATGCCCAGAATGCTATAGCGGTGAACGAGTTCCTGGGCCATACCTGGCGGAAG GTTGTTGATCCGACCGTGAGCACCGACACACTTGGCATACAAGTCTTGAAGGCGCGGGGCATCTTTACCGACCCAAACTGGTACTGGATCGGCGTTGGTGCCTTACTTGGATACATCATGCTCTTCAATGTACTGTTTGTTGTGTTCCTCGACTTACTTGACC CACTTGGAAAGGGTCAAAATGTTGTTTCCGAAGAGGAGCTGAGGGAGAAGCATGTGAATCGCACAGGAGAAAACATAGAGTTGCAGCTTCTTGGAACGGAAAACCGGAATTCACCTTCCAATG GAAGAGGTGAAATCACTGGAGCTGACACCAGGAATAGGGGAATGGCGTTACCATTTACTGCCTTGTCAATCACCTTTGACAATATCAGATATTCTGTGGACATGCCTCAG GAAATGAAGGACAAAGGTATTAATGAAGACCGGCTATTGCTCCTGAAAGGTGTAAGCGGAGCTTTCAGGCCAGGAGTTCTAACAGCATTGATGGGGGTCAGTGGGGCGGGTAAGACAACTTTGATGGATGTGTTGGCGGGACGGAAAACTGGCGGCTACATTGAAGGAGACATCAGCATCTCTGGTTACTCAAAGAACCAGGAAACTTTTGCCCGGATTGCTGGTTACTGTGAGCAAAATGATATCCACTCTCCACATGTCACTGTTTATGAATCCCTCGTGTACTCAGCATGGCTTCGACTGTCCCCCGATGTAGACTCGGAGGCAAGAAAA ATGTTTGTGGAACAAGTCATGGAACTCGTCGAGCTGACATCACTGAGGGGAGCCTTGGTCGGACTGCCAGGAGTGAATGGTTTATCCACAGAACAGCGTAAAAGGCTCACCATTGCTGTTGAGCTTGTTGCTAATCCATCCATCATATTCATGGACGAACCAACTTCTGGACTAGACGCAAGGGCAGCTGCAATCGTGATGAGGGCGGTCAGAAACACGGTTGACACAGGAAGAACAGTTGTCTGCACCATCCATCAGCCAAGCATTGACATCTTTGAAGCCTTTGATGAG CTATTTCTGATGAAACGGGGAGGTGAAGAAATATATGTTGGACCCTTGGGACACAACTCATGCCATCTGATCAGTTACTTTGAG GGAATACAAGGAGTGAAGAAAATCAAGGATGGTTACAACCCTGCAACTTGGATGCTAGAAGTGACTACCCTATCTCAAGAAGATGCCCTGGGGGTCAACTTCGCCGAAGTATACATGAATTCTGACCTATACCG GAGGAACAAAGCTCTGATCAGTGAACTAAGCACACCTCCTCCTGGATCGACGGACCTGTGCTTCCCAAACCAGTACGCACAGTCCTTCTTCACACAATGTATTGCTTGCCTGTGGAAGCAGCACAAGTCATACTGGAGAAATCCATCATACACTGCGACTAGAATATTCTTCACGATGGTTATTGCCCTCATCTTCGGCACTATCTTCCTGAACCTAGGCAAGAAAGT AGATAAGAGACAGGACCTGTTCAACTCTCTGGGTTCCATGTATGCAGCAGTCATTTTCATTGGAATTCAGAATGGACAATGCGTTCAACCGATTGTAGACGTCGAAAGGACAGTCTTCTACCGAGAAAAGGCTGCCGGGATGTACTCTGCTCTACCCTATGCTTTTGCACAG GTTTTCATTGAGATCCCACATGTCTTCCTTCAGACCCTTGTGTATGGTCTGATTGTCTACAGCTTGATTGGTTTAGACTGGGCATTTATGAAATTCTTTTGGTAcatgttcttcatgttcttcacCTTCCTGTACTTCACGTTTTATGGCATGATGGCAGTCGCCATGACACCAAACAGTGACATTGCTGCCATAGTTGCAACTGCATTCTATGCAGTATGGAATATCTTTGCTGGCTTCCTTGTCCCCCGACCA AGGATACCAATATGGTGGAGATGGTACTCCTGGGCATGTCCGGTGGCATGGACTCTGTACGGACTTGTCGCTTCACAGTATGGAGATATAGCAGATGTTAGGCTGGAGGATGGAGAAGCGGTGGATGCTTTCATCAACAGATTCTTTGGATTCAGGCACGATTACGTAGGTTTTATGGCTATTGGTGTTGTAGGCTTCACCGTTCTCTTTGCTTTTGTCTTTGCCTTCTCCATCAAAGTCTTTAACTTCCAAAGAAGATGA
- the LOC127307690 gene encoding ABC transporter G family member 39 isoform X2: MEIVRVGSSAGGSARRTASSWRGASGRSDVFGRSAREEDDEEALRWAAIERLPTYDRMRKGILLPGAVDDVGGAGREVDILGLGLSERKNLIERLMRTAEEDNERFLLKLRDRMERVGIDNPTIEVRFENLNIDAEAYVGNRGIPTFTNFFSNKIIDVLSALRIVSSGKRPISIIHDISGVVRPGRMSLLLGPPGSGKTSLLLALAGKLDSTLKVSGRVTYNGHDMDEFVPQRTSAYIGQHDLHIGEMTVRETLAFSARCQGVGTRYDMLAELSRREKEANIKPDPDIDVYMKAISVEGQESVITDYILKILGLEICADTMVGDGMIRGISGGQKKRVTTGEMLVGPAKALFMDEISTGLDSSTTYQIVNSLRQSVHILGGTALIALLQPAPETYELFDDIVLLTEGKIVYQGPRENVLEFFEAMGFRCPERKGVADFLQEVTSRKDQHQYWCRSNEPYRYISVNDFTEAFKAFHVGRKMGSELRVPFDRSRNHPAALTTLKFGVSKMELLKACFSREWLLMKRNSFVYIFKVVQLIILGTIAMTVFLRTKMHRDSVEDGVIFMGAMFLGLLTHLFNGFAELAMSIAKLPIFYKQRDLLFYPSWAYGLPTWVLKIPISFLECAVWICMTYYVIGFDPNIVRFFRHYLLLVLISQMASGLFRVLAALGREMVVADTFGSFAQLILLILGGYLIARDNIKAWWIWGYWCSPLMYAQNAIAVNEFLGHTWRKVVDPTVSTDTLGIQVLKARGIFTDPNWYWIGVGALLGYIMLFNVLFVVFLDLLDPLGKGQNVVSEEELREKHVNRTGENIELQLLGTENRNSPSNGRGEITGADTRNRGMALPFTALSITFDNIRYSVDMPQEMKDKGINEDRLLLLKGVSGAFRPGVLTALMGVSGAGKTTLMDVLAGRKTGGYIEGDISISGYSKNQETFARIAGYCEQNDIHSPHVTVYESLVYSAWLRLSPDVDSEARKMFVEQVMELVELTSLRGALVGLPGVNGLSTEQRKRLTIAVELVANPSIIFMDEPTSGLDARAAAIVMRAVRNTVDTGRTVVCTIHQPSIDIFEAFDELFLMKRGGEEIYVGPLGHNSCHLISYFEGIQGVKKIKDGYNPATWMLEVTTLSQEDALGVNFAEVYMNSDLYRRNKALISELSTPPPGSTDLCFPNQYAQSFFTQCIACLWKQHKSYWRNPSYTATRIFFTMVIALIFGTIFLNLGKKVDKRQDLFNSLGSMYAAVIFIGIQNGQCVQPIVDVERTVFYREKAAGMYSALPYAFAQVFIEIPHVFLQTLVYGLIVYSLIGLDWAFMKFFWYMFFMFFTFLYFTFYGMMAVAMTPNSDIAAIVATAFYAVWNIFAGFLVPRPRIPIWWRWYSWACPVAWTLYGLVASQYGDIADVRLEDGEAVDAFINRFFGFRHDYVGFMAIGVVGFTVLFAFVFAFSIKVFNFQRR, encoded by the exons ATGGAGATCGTGAGGGTGGGGAGCTCGGCGGGCGGGAGCGCGCGGCGGACGGCGTCGTCGTGGCGGGGCGCGTCGGGGAGGAGCGACGTGTTCGGGAGGTCGGCgcgggaggaggacgacgaggaggcgCTGCGGTGGGCGGCCATCGAGAGGCTCCCGACCTACGACCGCATGCGCAAGGGCATCCTCCTCCCCGGCGCCGTCGACGACGTCGGCGGGGCCGGGCGGGAGGTGGACATCCTGGGGCTCGGGCTGAGCGAGCGGAAGAACCTCATCGAGCGGCTCATGCGCACCGCCGAGGAGGACAACGAGCGCTTCCTTCTCAAGCTCCGCGACCGGATGGAGCG AGTCGGCATCGACAACCCGACAATCGAGGTGCGGTTCGAGAACCTCAACATCGACGCCGAGGCCTACGTCGGCAACAGGGGCATCCCGACGTTCACCAACTTCTTCTCCAACAAGATCATC GACGTGTTGAGCGCTCTACGCATTGTTTCCAGCGGGAAGAGGCCCATCTCGATCATCCACGACATCAGCGGAGTCGTAAGACCCGGCAG GATGTCATTGTTGCTTGGTCCCCCTGGGTCTGGGAAAACTAGCCTGCTCCTAGCCTTGGCAGGGAAACTGGATTCGACACTCAAG GTGTCAGGGAGAGTGACCTACAATGGGCATGACATGGATGAGTTCGTCCCACAGAGGACATCGGCATACATCGGGCAGCACGATCTCCACATCGGCGAAATGACGGTGAGGGAGACGCTGGCCTTCTCTGCAAGATGCCAAGGAGTCGGAACCCGTTACG ACATGCTTGCTGAACTCTCAAGAAGGGAGAAAGAAGCCAACATTAAGCCAGATCCTGATATTGATGTTTACATGAAG GCCATCTCTGTGGAAGGTCAAGAAAGTGTTATCACAGATTACATCCTCAAA ATTTTGGGTCTGGAAATCTGcgcagatacaatggttggtgatggcATGATCAGAGGCATCTCGGGAGGACAAAAGAAGCGTGTGACAACAG GTGAGATGCTTGTCGGGCCAGCGAAGGCACTGTTCATGGATGAAATCTCCACCGGTCTGGATAGCTCCACGACGTACCAGATCGTCAACTCCCTCAGGCAATCTGTCCACATCCTCGGCGGCACAGCATTGATCGCACTGCTTCAGCCTGCACCTGAAACGTACGAGCTCTTCGATGACATTGTTCTGCTCACTGAGGGGAAAATCGTGTACCAGGGTCCTCGAGAAAATGTTCTCGAGTTCTTTGAGGCCATGGGATTCAGATGCCCTGAGAGGAAAGGTGTTGCAGACTTCTTACAAGAA GTTACATCTAGGAAGGATCAACACCAGTACTGGTGCCGAAGTAACGAGCCATATCGATACATCTCGGTCAACGATTTCACAGAGGCATTCAAAGCCTTCCATGTTGGCCGTAAGATGGGCTCGGAGCTCAGGGTGCCGTTCGACCGATCCAGGAACCATCCCGCTGCACTCACGACTTTGAAGTTTGGTGTCAGCAAGATGGAGCTTCTGAAGGCTTGCTTCTCTAGGGAGTGGTTGCTGATGAAGAGGAACTCGTTCGTTTACATCTTTAAAGTAGTCCAG ctcaTAATCCTTGGGACCATCGCGATGACTGTATTCCTGCGTACCAAGATGCACCGGGATAGTGTCGAAGATGGAGTGATCTTCATGGGTGCGATGTTCCTTGGCCTACTCACACATCTGTTCAATGGATTCGCGGAGCTCGCTATGAGCATTGCAAAGCTGCCCATATTCTATAAGCAGAGGGACCTGCTCTTCTATCCATCATGGGCATATGGATTGCCTACATGGGTGCTCAAGATCCCAATATCATTCTTGGAATGTGCTGTGTGGATCTGCATGACTTACTATGTTATCGGCTTCGATCCAAACATCGTAAGGTTCTTCCGCCATTACCTGTTGCTTGTACTGATCAGCCAGATGGCATCCGGTCTCTTCCGGGTTCTTGCTGCATTGGGAAGAGAGATGGTCGTTGCAGATACGTTTGGGTCATTTGCTCAGCTTATTCTTCTGATTCTCGGTGGCTACTTGATAGCTAGAG ATAACATCAAGGCATGGTGGATTTGGGGCTACTGGTGCTCCCCTCTGATGTATGCCCAGAATGCTATAGCGGTGAACGAGTTCCTGGGCCATACCTGGCGGAAG GTTGTTGATCCGACCGTGAGCACCGACACACTTGGCATACAAGTCTTGAAGGCGCGGGGCATCTTTACCGACCCAAACTGGTACTGGATCGGCGTTGGTGCCTTACTTGGATACATCATGCTCTTCAATGTACTGTTTGTTGTGTTCCTCGACTTACTTGACC CACTTGGAAAGGGTCAAAATGTTGTTTCCGAAGAGGAGCTGAGGGAGAAGCATGTGAATCGCACAGGAGAAAACATAGAGTTGCAGCTTCTTGGAACGGAAAACCGGAATTCACCTTCCAATG GAAGAGGTGAAATCACTGGAGCTGACACCAGGAATAGGGGAATGGCGTTACCATTTACTGCCTTGTCAATCACCTTTGACAATATCAGATATTCTGTGGACATGCCTCAG GAAATGAAGGACAAAGGTATTAATGAAGACCGGCTATTGCTCCTGAAAGGTGTAAGCGGAGCTTTCAGGCCAGGAGTTCTAACAGCATTGATGGGGGTCAGTGGGGCGGGTAAGACAACTTTGATGGATGTGTTGGCGGGACGGAAAACTGGCGGCTACATTGAAGGAGACATCAGCATCTCTGGTTACTCAAAGAACCAGGAAACTTTTGCCCGGATTGCTGGTTACTGTGAGCAAAATGATATCCACTCTCCACATGTCACTGTTTATGAATCCCTCGTGTACTCAGCATGGCTTCGACTGTCCCCCGATGTAGACTCGGAGGCAAGAAAA ATGTTTGTGGAACAAGTCATGGAACTCGTCGAGCTGACATCACTGAGGGGAGCCTTGGTCGGACTGCCAGGAGTGAATGGTTTATCCACAGAACAGCGTAAAAGGCTCACCATTGCTGTTGAGCTTGTTGCTAATCCATCCATCATATTCATGGACGAACCAACTTCTGGACTAGACGCAAGGGCAGCTGCAATCGTGATGAGGGCGGTCAGAAACACGGTTGACACAGGAAGAACAGTTGTCTGCACCATCCATCAGCCAAGCATTGACATCTTTGAAGCCTTTGATGAG CTATTTCTGATGAAACGGGGAGGTGAAGAAATATATGTTGGACCCTTGGGACACAACTCATGCCATCTGATCAGTTACTTTGAG GGAATACAAGGAGTGAAGAAAATCAAGGATGGTTACAACCCTGCAACTTGGATGCTAGAAGTGACTACCCTATCTCAAGAAGATGCCCTGGGGGTCAACTTCGCCGAAGTATACATGAATTCTGACCTATACCG GAGGAACAAAGCTCTGATCAGTGAACTAAGCACACCTCCTCCTGGATCGACGGACCTGTGCTTCCCAAACCAGTACGCACAGTCCTTCTTCACACAATGTATTGCTTGCCTGTGGAAGCAGCACAAGTCATACTGGAGAAATCCATCATACACTGCGACTAGAATATTCTTCACGATGGTTATTGCCCTCATCTTCGGCACTATCTTCCTGAACCTAGGCAAGAAAGT AGATAAGAGACAGGACCTGTTCAACTCTCTGGGTTCCATGTATGCAGCAGTCATTTTCATTGGAATTCAGAATGGACAATGCGTTCAACCGATTGTAGACGTCGAAAGGACAGTCTTCTACCGAGAAAAGGCTGCCGGGATGTACTCTGCTCTACCCTATGCTTTTGCACAG GTTTTCATTGAGATCCCACATGTCTTCCTTCAGACCCTTGTGTATGGTCTGATTGTCTACAGCTTGATTGGTTTAGACTGGGCATTTATGAAATTCTTTTGGTAcatgttcttcatgttcttcacCTTCCTGTACTTCACGTTTTATGGCATGATGGCAGTCGCCATGACACCAAACAGTGACATTGCTGCCATAGTTGCAACTGCATTCTATGCAGTATGGAATATCTTTGCTGGCTTCCTTGTCCCCCGACCA AGGATACCAATATGGTGGAGATGGTACTCCTGGGCATGTCCGGTGGCATGGACTCTGTACGGACTTGTCGCTTCACAGTATGGAGATATAGCAGATGTTAGGCTGGAGGATGGAGAAGCGGTGGATGCTTTCATCAACAGATTCTTTGGATTCAGGCACGATTACGTAGGTTTTATGGCTATTGGTGTTGTAGGCTTCACCGTTCTCTTTGCTTTTGTCTTTGCCTTCTCCATCAAAGTCTTTAACTTCCAAAGAAGATGA